In Hypanus sabinus isolate sHypSab1 chromosome 17, sHypSab1.hap1, whole genome shotgun sequence, the following proteins share a genomic window:
- the klhl36 gene encoding kelch-like protein 36, which produces MEGTKQSRVSRPHKISESSKVYRWADHSNAVLQGLNEQRQRGLFCDIVLVADEQKVSAHRSLLAVYSDYFNSMFTIGMREAYQKEVELVGASYIGLKAVIDFLYSSELPLDGGNIDYVLETAHLLQIWKVVDFCCEYLENEVSEENYLYLQELASIYDLERLDCFIDSFILHDFGTLSFTPDFLQNISLQKLCLYLESNNVQHECEHDLLQVALQWLTQNPDRMQNAHLVLKNIHFPLIPKSDLLHRVKPAVCSLLPKEANCDVFLEEAIHYHNNITKQPVLQNRRSTLRSDVERLLFIGGEVSERREELSDDMCYFDEEKGQWFSETMLPARRSHHCVTVFGGFIFMAGGSSSRDNGGDAASNVLYRYDPRCNQWLKVAPMNQRRVDFYLDAFSDFLIAVGGRNENGALSSVEIYDPVKDSWSYVAGLPRFTYGHAGSIYKEFVYISGGHDYQIGPYRKNLLCYDYRTDVWEEKRPMITARGWHSMCTLHDHIYAIGGSDDHIESMERFDILSVECYSPQCNQWTRVSSLLEANSESGVAVMSGKIYILGGYSWENTVFSKSVQIYNRIENKWFRGTDLPKLIAGVSACICVLNPRSSEKKLKTLHQDRSR; this is translated from the exons GTGTACAGATGGGCAGATCATTCTAATGCCGTTCTCCAGGGGCTAAATGAACAGAGACAAAGGGGATTGTTCTGTGATATCGTGCTTGTGGCAGATGAACAAAAGGTGTCAGCCCACAGGAGTCTCCTGGCTGTCTACAGTGATTATTTTAATTCTATGTTTACAATTGGAATGAGGGAAGCTTATCAAAAAGAAGTTGAGTTGGTTGGAGCCTCCTACATTGGTTTGAAAGCTGTGATTGACTTTCTCTATAGTAGCGAACTCCCATTAGATGGTGGTAATATTGACTATGTTCTGGAAACTGCACATCTTCTACAAATTTGGAAAGTGGTGGATTTTTGCTGTGAGTACCTTGAAAATGAGGTTAGTGAAGAAAATTACCTCTATCTTCAAGAACTAGCCTCAATTTATGACCTGGAGCGCTTGGACTGTTTCATTGATAGTTTTATTCTACATGATTTTGGTACTCTTTCTTTCACACCAGACTTCTTGCAAAACATCTCCCTGCAAAAACTTTGTCTCTATTTAGAGAGCAACAATGTCCAACATGAATGTGAACATGATTTATTGCAGGTTGCACTGCAGTGGCTAACACAGAATcctgacagaatgcagaatgcacACCTCGTCCTTAAAAATATCCACTTCCCACTTATACCTAAGAGTGATCTATTGCACAGAGTTAAACCGGCAGTGTGTTCCCTACTCCCCAAAGAAGCAAACTGTGATGTCTTCTTGGAAGAAGCGATACATTATCACAATAACATCACAAAGCAGCCGGTGCTCCAGAACAGACGGTCTACACTCCGATCTGATGTTGAAAGGTTACTGTTTATTGGTGGGGAAGTGTCTGAACGTAGAGAAGAGCTAAGTGATGATATGTGCTACTTTGATGAAGAAAAaggacaatggttttctgaaacAATGTTGCCTGCAAGACGGAGCCACCATTGTGTAACTGTCTTTGGAGGATTTATCTTTATGGCTGGCGGAAGCTCTTCTCGTGACAATGGAGGTGATGCAGCCTCAAATGTCCTTTATAGATATGATCCAAGGTGTAACCAATGGTTAAAG GTTGCTCCCATGAACCAGAGACGAGTAGATTTTTACTTGGATGCCTTCTCTGACTTTCTGATAGCGGTTGGAGGCAGAAATGAGAATGGTGCTTTATCCTCTGTTGAAATTTATGACCCCGTTAAGGATTCATGGTCTTATGTTGCTGGACTACCAAG GTTTACTTACGGCCATGCTGGTTCAATATACAAGGAATTTGTGTACATTTCAGGTGGCCACGATTACCAAATTGGGCCCTACAGAAAGAATCTTCTTTGCTATGATTATCGAACTGATGTCTGGGAAGAGAAAAGACCAATGATAACTGCCCGAGGATGGCACAGCATGTGCACACTACATGATCATATCTATGCGATAGGCGGTAGTGATGATCACATCGAGTCAATGGAACGATTTGATATTTTAAGTGTAGAATGTTACAGTCCACAATGTAACCAGTGGACCCGAGTTTCCTCACTTCTGGAGGCCAACAGTGAGTCAGGTGTGGCAGTTATGAGTGGAAAAATCTATATTCTTGGTGGTTACAGCTGGGAGAATACAGTGTTTTCAAAATCTGTACAGATATATAACAGAATTGAGAATAAGTGGTTCCGCGGCACTGATCTCCCAAAATTGATTGCAGGAGTATCAGCCTGTATTTGTGTTCTGAACCCTAGGTCTTCAGAGAAGAAGTTAAAGACTTTACACCAGGATCGTAGTAGATAG